A window of Ananas comosus cultivar F153 linkage group 4, ASM154086v1, whole genome shotgun sequence contains these coding sequences:
- the LOC109708434 gene encoding protein NRT1/ PTR FAMILY 2.3-like gives MEQAKASSEDQSSQLTINEAQASHKQGGWITFPFIAGSVFGLGLAISGAMSNFIVYLIKEYNVKSIDAAQISNIVNGCTSVSPVIGAIIADAYFGCYPVFAFAIVINSVSLVLFTVTAAVPSLRPMPCSLSSDSCKPASAGQLAVLYAAVALLAVGAGGTRFNSATVGANQFDKAQDQEVFFNWFFILLYAASIIGATAIVYIQDRVSWALGFGLSAGIAAIGAVVLFLGSRYYKRPPAQGSPFMGLAQVVVAAARKRHITVVALGTVTFYYGTSSDLVANAKKQVPSESFSFLNRAAVITRGDTTADGSVARPWRLCTVQQVEDLKTVVRILPLWTTSAFISVSIGVQGSLTILQALTVDRSLGRFTVPAGSMLVSSLAAVIVFLALLDRLLLPVWHRLTHHTPTPLQRIGAGHVLNATAMVASALVERKRAAIVRRHGAESQAGWIVPMSVLWLVLPLVLVGFGEALHFPGQVGLYYQEFPQALKSTATGMVALIVALGFYLSTAAIGLVRQATDWLPDNINDSRLENVYWMLAVLGAVNFGYYILCAKLYKYQRAPNNTEDTKN, from the exons ATGGAGCAAGCCAAAGCATCATCTGAGGATCAATCATCACAGCTCACCATTAATGAAGCTCAAGCATCTCACAAACAAGGGGGGTGGATCACATTCCCTTTTATCGCAG GGAGTGTGTTTGGGCTTGGCTTGGCCATAAGTGGAGCCATGAGTAATTTCATCGTGTATTTGATAAAGGAGTACAACGTGAAGAGCATCGACGCCGCGCAAATCTCAAACATCGTCAACGGTTGCACAAGCGTCTCACCCGTCATCGGTGCGATCATCGCCGACGCTTATTTCGGGTGTTACCCAGTTTTTGCCTTCGCCATTGTTATCAACTCGGTG TCCCTAGTCTTGTTCACCGTAACTGCGGCCGTCCCGTCGCTACGTCCTATGCCATGCTCACTCAGCTCAGACTCATGCAAACCTGCATCGGCGGGCCAGTTGGCGGTCCTGTACGCCGCGGTGGCCCTGCTGGCCGTCGGGGCCGGGGGAACCCGGTTCAACAGTGCCACGGTTGGCGCGAACCAGTTCGACAAGGCCCAGGACCAGGAGGTTTTCTTCAACTGGTTCTTCATTCTGCTCTACGCCGCGTCGATCATCGGCGCCACGGCCATCGTCTACATTCAAGATAGAGTAAGCTGGGCCTTGGGCTTTGGCCTGTCCGCCGGGATCGCGGCAATCGGTGCGGTTGTTCTGTTCCTTGGGTCAAGATATTATAAAAGGCCCCCGGCCCAAGGGAGCCCATTTATGGGCCTAGCCCAAGTTGTTGTTGCTGCAGCAAGGAAGAGACACATCACTGTGGTAGCACTGGGGACTGTGACTTTTTACTACGGGACTAGTAGTGATCTGGTGGCGAATGCAAAGAAGCAGGTTCCAAGTGAGAGCTTCAG CTTTCTAAACCGAGCTGCGGTGATCACCCGCGGCGACACGACCGCCGACGGCTCCGTCGCCAGGCCGTGGCGCCTCTGCACCGTGCAGCAAGTCGAAGACTTGAAGACCGTCGTCCGAATACTGCCCCTCTGGACCACCTCCGCCTTCATCAGCGTCTCGATCGGCGTCCAGGGCAGCCTCACCATCCTCCAGGCGCTCACCGTCGACCGCTCCCTCGGCCGATTCACCGTCCCCGCGGGCTCCATGCTCGTCTCCTCCCTCGCGGCCGTCATCGTCTTCCTCGCCCTCCTCGACCGCCTGCTCCTCCCGGTCTGGCACCGCCTCACCCACCACACCCCGACGCCACTCCAGCGCATCGGGGCCGGCCACGTGCTCAACGCAACCGCCATGGTGGCCTCCGCTCTGGTCGAGCGGAAGCGCGCGGCGATAGTGCGCAGGCACGGCGCGGAGAGTCAGGCCGGGTGGATCGTGCCGATGTCGGTGCTGTGGCTGGTGCTGCCGCTGGTGCTGGTCGGGTTCGGGGAGGCGCTGCACTTTCCGGGGCAGGTCGGATTATACTACCAGGAGTTTCCGCAGGCGCTGAAGAGCACGGCGACCGGGATGGTGGCGCTGATCGTCGCGCTCGGCTTCTACCTCAGCACGGCAGCCATCGGCCTCGTCCGGCAGGCCACTGATTGGCTGCCGGACAATATAAACGACTCCAGGCTTGAGAACGTGTATTGGATGTTGGCAGTGTTGGGCGCAGTCAACTTTGGGTACTACATCCTATGTGCCAAGCTCTACAAGTACCAGCGCGCTCCCAACAACACTGAAGATAccaaaaattag